The nucleotide window ATGGGGTAAACAATGAAATGGAGGAAGGTATAACAAATTCAGTAGAGTCATTAACATTAAATTCTTTAGCCTTTCTGGTACAAGAGTTTAACAAGGATAGAATTACCGTGAATAAGAATATAATTTTAATCTTCATAATATATATCTAAAGGTTCAAAATGTGGAAATGAGAGATTAGCTTCAGGAATTTTATCAATTCCGAAGCCTCCATCATCCCAAAGGTCGCCCATTTTTATCCAAAAAGCAATTACTTTTTCGTCTTTATGAGCATTTAGACTAGCTAATTCCGTTTTCCATTCAAAAATTTCAATAAAATAGTCTTCTTCAATTTTTGATTGCAGCAACAAAGCTGGTCTTTTGGTAACATAGGCTTGTTGCAGAAAATAATTTCTTTTCTCCCTTATTAGCAGAATAAATTCATTTAAATTTTCGGGTTTAACTTTATAAGTGGCAATAACTACTGCGCTCATAGCTGGAAATTAATTTACAATTGTTAGGAAATTTCAACTTTTTCTTCTGAGAATAACCATAATGCTTCGTACAATTCCTTCATTGGTAAACCCATTACATTATAAAATGAACCGTTTATTTTTTCAATTCCTATATATCCTATCCATTCCTGTATGGCATAAGCACCTGCTTTGTCAAAAGGTTTATAATTATCCACGTAATAAATTATTTCTTCCTCTGTAAGTCTTTTAAAATGAACATCTGTTACCACGAAAAAAGATTTTGTATTTGTACTTGATCTTAAACATATTGCCGTAATTACTTCATGCATTCTTCCAGATAGCTTTTTTAACATTGAAATAGCATCCTGGCGTCCTTCTGGTTTATTAATGGCTTCTCCATTTAGCCAAACAATTGTATCAGAGGTAATTAGTATGGAGTCGTCTGCAACATTGCCATAATCTTCACATTTTTTTCCGGCAAGGTACATTGGAATTTCCTCTCTTTTTAAGGTTTCAGGAAAAGACTCATCCACTTCAACTTCATGCGTTTCAAATTCAAATCCTAATTCTTTTAGTAGAGATTGTCTTCTGGGA belongs to Bacteroidota bacterium and includes:
- the maf gene encoding septum formation protein Maf, which encodes MKKYPHKLILGSKSPRRQSLLKELGFEFETHEVEVDESFPETLKREEIPMYLAGKKCEDYGNVADDSILITSDTIVWLNGEAINKPEGRQDAISMLKKLSGRMHEVITAICLRSSTNTKSFFVVTDVHFKRLTEEEIIYYVDNYKPFDKAGAYAIQEWIGYIGIEKINGSFYNVMGLPMKELYEALWLFSEEKVEIS